In Ilumatobacter fluminis, the following proteins share a genomic window:
- a CDS encoding cation:proton antiporter has product MLASELKYSVELGLLLLGMTILLGPIVALKLRIPALIGLIAMGTIFGPYVLHWLRPGGFVATVGAAGLLYLMFIAGVELDLKEFNKRRNQAIAFGLLTFVVPFVLSVAVGAWYLDLGVNGAALVGAMWASHTLVAYPEVKASGHDRNPAVGLAVAATVITDVLALVVLAVAASSAAIDDTAEVQASAGEDGAVPLWLGLGILVVFCFVVIPRLTTWLFTHLLHARTERFMWALTAMAAGGVLSLLAGVEGLVGAFLAGLGINRNVPARGELMDRIEFFGNALFVPAFLVSVGLTIDPAAAFDPSTLWLAIVFTVVVLVGKGGAALIAGLVFKLDRTEAAMMAALTMGQAAATLAVAQVGISTGLFDERIFNAAVVTVVISVLITTYGTRFAAAKMGPPAVQVSRLGDHVLALTPVETGTAERCARLATAVANEDGGLVTPCAVSTRSLPRDEAKELLVGFEDALTHLGHDTEAVLRVAESLRAGVTELAEESDASVLFLPVPHERLRRELGLGDELARIGATAKVPCVAAAIGDPEWQRVVVITGDTRAFMTAEDTILAAEVAQRAAAGLELPLHVLVAEGTERPILEAEATYGSYELRAGATFDQLGDGDLVVVPGHVIADAGFVDRDHLRAGLTHLSMLVVADAGRLASIRPPLYPLTGTISATR; this is encoded by the coding sequence ATGCTCGCGTCGGAGCTGAAGTATTCGGTGGAGCTGGGCTTGTTGTTGCTCGGCATGACGATCCTCCTCGGGCCGATCGTCGCCTTGAAGTTGCGGATCCCGGCCCTGATCGGGCTGATCGCGATGGGCACGATCTTCGGCCCGTACGTGCTGCACTGGCTCCGACCCGGCGGGTTCGTCGCCACGGTGGGCGCCGCCGGTCTGCTCTACCTGATGTTCATCGCGGGTGTCGAACTCGATCTCAAGGAGTTCAACAAGCGCCGCAACCAGGCGATCGCGTTCGGGTTGCTCACCTTTGTCGTGCCGTTCGTGCTGTCGGTCGCCGTCGGCGCCTGGTACCTCGATCTCGGCGTGAATGGTGCCGCGTTGGTCGGTGCGATGTGGGCGTCGCACACGCTCGTGGCGTACCCGGAGGTCAAGGCATCGGGACACGACCGAAATCCGGCCGTCGGGCTCGCCGTCGCCGCCACCGTCATCACCGACGTGCTCGCGCTGGTCGTGCTGGCGGTCGCTGCGTCGTCGGCCGCGATCGACGACACCGCCGAGGTCCAGGCCAGCGCAGGCGAAGACGGAGCGGTGCCGCTGTGGCTGGGACTCGGGATCCTGGTGGTCTTCTGCTTCGTGGTGATCCCGCGCCTCACCACCTGGCTGTTCACCCACCTCCTGCACGCCCGCACGGAGCGCTTCATGTGGGCGCTGACGGCGATGGCGGCCGGCGGCGTGCTCAGCCTGCTCGCCGGCGTGGAGGGACTGGTCGGTGCGTTCCTCGCCGGGCTCGGCATCAACCGCAACGTGCCCGCACGCGGCGAGTTGATGGACCGAATCGAGTTCTTCGGCAACGCCCTGTTCGTGCCGGCGTTCCTGGTCTCGGTCGGCTTGACGATCGATCCGGCGGCAGCGTTCGACCCATCCACGCTCTGGCTGGCGATCGTGTTCACCGTCGTCGTCCTCGTCGGCAAGGGCGGGGCGGCGCTCATCGCCGGGCTGGTGTTCAAGCTCGACCGCACCGAGGCCGCGATGATGGCGGCGCTGACGATGGGTCAGGCAGCAGCCACACTGGCCGTGGCACAGGTCGGGATCTCGACCGGGCTGTTCGACGAGCGGATCTTCAATGCCGCCGTGGTCACTGTGGTGATCTCCGTGCTGATCACCACCTACGGCACCCGGTTCGCCGCCGCCAAGATGGGGCCGCCGGCCGTCCAGGTGTCTCGGCTCGGCGACCACGTGCTCGCGCTCACGCCGGTCGAGACCGGCACGGCCGAACGGTGCGCTCGCCTGGCGACAGCGGTCGCGAACGAGGACGGCGGACTGGTGACACCGTGCGCGGTGTCGACCCGGTCGCTGCCGCGCGACGAGGCGAAGGAGTTGCTCGTCGGGTTCGAGGACGCGCTCACCCACCTGGGCCACGACACCGAAGCCGTGTTGCGTGTCGCCGAGTCGTTGCGAGCAGGTGTCACCGAGCTGGCCGAGGAGTCGGACGCCAGCGTGCTGTTCCTGCCCGTGCCGCACGAGCGGCTGCGGCGTGAGCTCGGGTTGGGGGACGAACTGGCGCGTATCGGGGCGACGGCGAAGGTGCCGTGCGTCGCCGCCGCGATCGGTGATCCGGAATGGCAGCGCGTCGTCGTGATCACCGGAGACACACGAGCGTTCATGACGGCGGAAGACACGATCCTGGCCGCCGAGGTCGCCCAGCGTGCCGCAGCGGGTCTGGAACTGCCGCTCCATGTCCTCGTCGCCGAGGGCACCGAGCGGCCGATCCTCGAGGCCGAAGCGACCTACGGCAGCTACGAGTTGCGTGCCGGCGCGACGTTCGACCAGCTCGGGGACGGTGACCTCGTCGTCGTGCCGGGGCACGTGATCGCCGACGCCGGGTTCGTCGACCGCGACCATTTGCGCGCCGGCCTGACCCACCTGTCGATGCTGGTCGTCGCCGACGCCGGCCGGTTGGCCTCGATCCGACCGCCGCTCTATCCGCTGACGGGAACCATCTCGGCCACCCGCTGA
- a CDS encoding sensor histidine kinase — protein sequence MSDRESVDLSDIDLQSVAESEIPEVRQEARDWLLTNNTSDQRSVALMSLGVLVFAIILQSWWAAVLAGCIALVLPFRWVAGPYFRGGDLRRGILWANLGSWYLLFPLVIIIPETLPIAIQNVIGPVILAATYLERRFVKQLIPGTIAIAVVISLISFTTDGVGLDEVAPDGVFIGVLVAYIAANLLMVMGDIQELNLVHLRSLDRAVKQNRELRAAERALRDSRRRLVVAGDEERVRVERDLHDGAQQRLVSLSMQLRLAADLAADGQPPSSDSLMALHRSANEAVDELRDLAQGLYPARLKELGLVRALHSLARRSPTPIEIDDRTTTHLDDSTQVALYFVCAEAIQNASKHAGAAARVTVTLVDDDPDLVVTITDDGPGFDADDHASSRGLLNMADRVGALGGTLDVDSERGRGTVVSARIPHAELAATS from the coding sequence ATGTCCGACCGCGAGTCCGTCGACCTCTCCGACATCGATCTGCAATCGGTCGCCGAGTCGGAGATCCCGGAGGTTCGTCAGGAGGCGCGCGACTGGCTGCTCACCAACAACACGTCCGACCAGCGGTCGGTCGCACTCATGTCGCTCGGCGTCCTCGTGTTCGCGATCATTCTGCAGTCGTGGTGGGCGGCCGTCCTGGCGGGATGCATCGCACTCGTGCTCCCCTTCCGCTGGGTGGCGGGCCCGTACTTCCGCGGCGGCGACCTGCGGCGCGGCATCCTGTGGGCGAACCTCGGCTCCTGGTACCTGCTCTTCCCGCTGGTCATCATCATTCCCGAGACGCTCCCGATCGCCATCCAGAACGTGATCGGCCCGGTGATCCTCGCGGCGACCTACCTCGAGCGACGGTTCGTGAAGCAGCTGATCCCCGGCACGATCGCGATCGCCGTCGTCATCTCGCTGATCAGCTTCACGACGGACGGCGTCGGCCTCGACGAGGTCGCACCCGACGGTGTGTTCATCGGCGTCTTGGTGGCCTACATCGCCGCCAACCTGCTCATGGTGATGGGTGACATCCAGGAACTGAACCTCGTCCACCTCCGCAGCCTCGACCGGGCGGTGAAACAGAACCGGGAACTCCGTGCGGCGGAGCGGGCGCTGCGCGACTCTCGACGACGACTCGTCGTCGCCGGCGACGAGGAACGGGTGCGGGTCGAGCGAGATCTGCACGACGGGGCGCAGCAGCGTCTCGTGTCGTTGTCGATGCAGCTCCGTCTCGCCGCCGACCTGGCCGCGGACGGCCAACCGCCGTCGAGCGATTCGTTGATGGCGCTGCATCGATCGGCGAACGAAGCCGTCGACGAACTCCGCGATCTGGCACAGGGGCTGTACCCGGCGCGGTTGAAGGAGCTCGGGCTGGTCCGCGCACTGCACTCGCTCGCGCGACGCAGCCCGACGCCCATCGAGATCGACGATCGGACGACCACGCACCTCGACGACTCGACGCAGGTAGCGCTCTACTTCGTCTGCGCCGAAGCGATCCAGAACGCTTCGAAACACGCCGGAGCCGCTGCCCGCGTCACCGTGACGCTGGTGGACGACGATCCCGATCTCGTCGTAACGATCACCGACGACGGTCCGGGCTTCGACGCCGACGACCACGCCTCGTCGCGCGGCCTCCTCAACATGGCCGACCGCGTCGGAGCGCTCGGCGGCACGCTCGACGTCGACTCCGAACGTGGTCGCGGCACCGTTGTGTCGGCACGCATCCCCCACGCCGAACTCGCCGCGACCTCCTGA